A genomic region of Arachis hypogaea cultivar Tifrunner chromosome 5, arahy.Tifrunner.gnm2.J5K5, whole genome shotgun sequence contains the following coding sequences:
- the LOC112800986 gene encoding uncharacterized protein, with the protein MEAAKALSHSKAVSFGFSIVSNSVFLRPFNKHFHADIPNNDGRFHCRPIHIGSQLNCSYRKQFSFLKPTRKRADLLPTPTCSVAGNSSSKPHNPIEMYLRGFSAESVKAALLQLTPIDIVKWSGILSIIAAATKWTVNTLFSPFFWMYFSWSWLFWPWFVAILIAFCGLHCFRKHLHGEANMFEQLAIVTSAFTWLTLVPPGFFNGYLEGWPFVFFFVYHYFFFFNVSVRKRLYGDYFTRPHDPKWDVNLPMMSRLVFSAGVMVAHWLAAFEGPELHRIPGGWNNLGIWALILTTLLMQYNATLYLAKYSENVVVPTAVVQFGPYRWVRHPIYSSTMLLFVTNFLALRAPLSLLFVVAVCLLYYRQKAKLEEALMVETFGESYTQYASKVKYKLIPFIY; encoded by the coding sequence ATGGAAGCAGCAAAGGCTCTTTCACACTCCAAAGCTGTCTCTTTTGGTTTTTCGATCGTGAGCAACAGCGTCTTTCTGAGACCTTTCAACAAGCATTTTCATGCTGATATACCTAATAATGACGGTCGATTTCACTGCAGACCTATACACATTGGTTCCCAATTGAATTGCTCCTACAGAAAGCAATTCTCCTTTTTGAAACCAACAAGAAAAAGGGCTGATCTACTACCAACTCCTACATGCTCAGTTGCCGGTAACTCCAGCAGCAAACCTCATAATCCAATCGAAATGTACTTGAGAGGTTTCTCGGCCGAATCAGTAAAAGCGGCTCTTTTGCAGTTGACTCCCATTGATATTGTGAAGTGGTCTGGGATATTATCCATCATAGCTGCAGCCACAAAATGGACTGTGAACACACTCTTCAGTCCTTTCTTCTGGATGTATTTTAGTTGGTCATGGTTGTTTTGGCCGTGGTTTGTAGCTATATTGATTGCATTTTGTGGGTTACATTGCTTTAGGAAACATTTACATGGCGAGGCAAACATGTTCGAGCAATTGGCAATTGTTACATCAGCTTTTACATGGCTCACTCTGGTTCCGCCAGGTTTTTTCAATGGCTACCTTGAAGGCTggccttttgttttcttttttgtgtatcattatttctttttcttcaatgttaGCGTTCGAAAGAGGTTGTATGGAGACTATTTTACCCGGCCCCATGACCCTAAATGGGATGTCAACTTGCCGATGATGTCTCGCCTTGTGTTTAGTGCGGGAGTCATGGTTGCCCATTGGCTTGCAGCATTTGAAGGGCCAGAGCTTCACCGGATACCAGGTGGGTGGAACAATCTTGGAATTTGGGCTTTAATTCTAACAACTCTACTAATGCAGTACAATGCAACATTATATCTTGCTAAGTATTCAGAAAATGTGGTGGTGCCAACTGCTGTTGTTCAATTTGGACCGTATCGCTGGGTTCGTCATCCAATATACTCATCAACTATGCTTCTATTTGTAACAAACTTCCTTGCGCTTCGTGCACCCTTGAGTTTGCTGTTTGTTGTAGCAGTTTGTTTGTTGTATTATAGGCAGAAGGCAAAACTGGAGGAGGCTTTAATGGTTGAGACTTTTGGTGAGAGTTATACACAGTATGCTAGCAAAGTTAAGTACAAGTTGATTCCTTTTATCTATTAG